Proteins encoded within one genomic window of Dethiobacter alkaliphilus AHT 1:
- a CDS encoding gluconeogenesis factor YvcK family protein, with the protein MQIRDFFLGLALGSAAFIFPRLRNLGRHKSARKEAQLWEELYKDYCRENGPLITSIGGGTGLSTLLRGLKAYSSNLSAIVAVTDDGGSSGRLRENLGMLPPGDIRNCLLALANTEPLLERVFQYRFANGEGLEGHNLGNLFLAALTEEFGFEEAVVAASRVLAVKGQVLPVTLDKLDLVARLDDGRLIRGESRIPEEQGKIERLHLEPDTSQIYPGAARAIADAEIVVIGPGSLYTSVLANLLVPGVAEALRESKAKKIYICNVMTQPGETDDYTAADHLQAIYDHVGPGLVDMVVVNDNLDIPDPLLEKYANDGAVPVVPDKDRLRQMDVDVQTAALISHEALVRHDQDALARKIISQAQAMRKKRKR; encoded by the coding sequence ATGCAAATTCGCGATTTTTTCCTGGGCCTTGCACTGGGCAGTGCCGCTTTTATTTTTCCCAGACTGCGAAATCTGGGCCGTCACAAATCCGCCCGCAAGGAAGCACAGCTTTGGGAAGAGCTCTATAAGGACTATTGCCGTGAGAACGGACCGCTGATTACCTCCATCGGAGGCGGGACCGGCTTGTCCACCCTCTTGCGCGGTTTAAAAGCGTACAGTTCCAATTTGTCCGCCATTGTGGCTGTAACCGATGACGGTGGCAGTTCGGGGCGCCTGCGTGAAAACTTAGGTATGCTGCCCCCCGGTGATATTCGCAATTGTCTTTTGGCACTGGCTAATACCGAGCCGCTTTTAGAAAGGGTATTTCAATACCGTTTTGCCAACGGTGAAGGTTTGGAAGGTCACAACCTGGGCAATTTGTTTTTGGCTGCTCTGACAGAAGAGTTCGGCTTTGAAGAAGCGGTGGTTGCCGCCAGCCGGGTTCTGGCCGTTAAGGGGCAGGTATTGCCGGTAACCCTGGATAAACTGGACCTGGTGGCCCGTTTAGACGACGGACGCCTAATCCGGGGCGAAAGCCGTATCCCCGAAGAGCAGGGCAAAATTGAGCGCCTGCACTTGGAGCCGGATACCTCACAAATCTATCCCGGCGCCGCCAGGGCCATTGCCGATGCAGAAATTGTGGTGATTGGGCCGGGGAGCCTTTACACCAGCGTGCTGGCCAACCTGCTTGTGCCGGGAGTGGCAGAAGCGCTGCGGGAAAGTAAGGCCAAGAAAATTTATATCTGTAACGTAATGACCCAACCGGGTGAAACCGATGACTATACTGCCGCCGATCACCTGCAGGCCATTTATGACCACGTTGGTCCGGGCCTGGTTGACATGGTGGTGGTCAATGATAATCTGGATATTCCCGACCCGCTTTTGGAAAAGTACGCCAACGATGGGGCGGTGCCCGTTGTTCCGGATAAAGACCGGCTACGGCAGATGGATGTGGATGTGCAAACTGCCGCACTGATTTCCCATGAAGCATTAGTACGGCATGACCAGGATGCGCTGGCAAGAAAAATAATTTCCCAGGCCCAAGCAATGCGTAAAAAACGGAAACGGTAG
- the tpiA gene encoding triose-phosphate isomerase, with product MRIPIIAANWKMHKDSQEAVDFVESLGEQLRADSVEAVVCPPHPLLGIIAEPCRTYGLKLGAQNMYWEEAGAFTGEVSPLLLKDIGVHYVIVGHSERRQLFGETDQHVARKAKAAFAHDLTPIICVGETQQERQSGQTMSVISEQVTVALTGLDPSQARKAVIAYEPVWAIGSGQAATGTDAAQVAQHIRKVLGEMFSLKLARDVRIQYGGSVKPDNIQEFMREPEIDGALVGGASLDADLFAGIVHNALGAAVS from the coding sequence ATGCGGATACCCATTATCGCAGCAAACTGGAAAATGCACAAAGACAGCCAAGAGGCAGTGGATTTTGTGGAAAGTTTGGGCGAACAGCTCAGAGCGGATTCAGTGGAGGCGGTGGTTTGCCCTCCGCACCCCCTGTTGGGCATTATTGCAGAACCATGCCGTACATACGGGCTAAAACTCGGTGCACAGAACATGTACTGGGAAGAAGCCGGCGCGTTTACCGGGGAGGTATCTCCCCTGCTTTTAAAAGATATTGGTGTGCATTATGTAATTGTGGGACACTCGGAGCGACGCCAGCTTTTTGGCGAGACCGACCAGCACGTGGCCCGGAAGGCAAAGGCGGCCTTTGCCCATGATCTTACCCCCATCATCTGCGTGGGTGAGACCCAGCAAGAGCGTCAGAGCGGCCAGACCATGTCGGTGATTAGCGAACAGGTAACCGTGGCTCTCACCGGTCTGGACCCGTCCCAGGCACGCAAAGCTGTCATTGCCTATGAACCGGTCTGGGCCATTGGTAGCGGACAGGCTGCCACCGGCACCGATGCGGCCCAGGTAGCTCAGCACATTCGTAAAGTTCTGGGAGAAATGTTTAGCCTGAAGCTGGCCCGTGATGTTCGCATTCAATACGGTGGCAGTGTCAAGCCGGATAATATCCAGGAATTTATGCGGGAGCCTGAAATCGACGGCGCCCTGGTAGGCGGTGCCAGCCTTGATGCGGATTTATTTGCCGGAATTGTTCACAACGCCCTGGGAGCGGCTGTATCATGA
- the rpoN gene encoding RNA polymerase factor sigma-54: MRMSYHLKLEQTQKLVMTPELQQAITLLQYSALELQTYVQNQLLENPVLEIDESEDTEKKTDESVEEPVQEKDSIDWEEYLKDEGMEPMTSFTIRQNEDAPGFDYYLSNEPTLQEHLLFQLGLCSLTPTEKHIGEFIIGNLDQHGYLKGDFKELAMLIGAEPREILGVLEVIQKFDPVGVGARDLQECLLLQIQEHNSPHPLAKPIVRTHLADVADNKIKKIASELRAGATDVQAAVDFIRTLDPKPGRLAGDVGDVRYVVPDVVVEKVDGEYVVIVNEQNIPRLAVNPYYRSLLGKDSESVTSTFIKTRLDSALWLLKSIEQRRITVYRVTECITRIQRDFFDQGIKHLRPMTLRQIADEIGVHESTVSRATSNKFVQTPRGLFPLKFFFASGVDDYHGTAVSSESIKCHLKELIEAENVQRPLSDQKLMELLSKRGIVVSRRTVAKYREEMSIPSSNKRKRL, encoded by the coding sequence ATGCGGATGTCCTACCACCTTAAATTGGAACAAACTCAAAAGCTTGTGATGACTCCGGAATTGCAGCAAGCCATTACTCTGCTGCAGTATTCGGCGTTGGAACTGCAGACATATGTCCAGAATCAATTATTGGAAAATCCGGTCCTGGAAATTGATGAGAGCGAGGATACGGAAAAAAAGACCGATGAGTCTGTGGAAGAGCCTGTGCAGGAAAAAGACTCCATTGACTGGGAGGAGTATCTGAAAGATGAGGGCATGGAGCCCATGACATCCTTTACCATTCGCCAGAATGAAGATGCTCCCGGGTTTGATTATTATCTCAGCAATGAGCCGACGTTGCAGGAACACCTGCTTTTCCAGCTGGGCCTGTGCAGCCTGACGCCTACCGAGAAACATATCGGCGAGTTTATCATCGGCAACCTGGATCAGCACGGTTATCTGAAAGGTGATTTTAAAGAGCTGGCCATGCTAATTGGTGCGGAGCCGCGCGAGATATTGGGTGTTCTGGAAGTAATTCAAAAGTTCGACCCCGTTGGTGTGGGCGCCAGGGATTTACAGGAATGCCTCTTGCTGCAGATTCAGGAACACAATAGCCCTCATCCTTTAGCCAAGCCCATTGTCCGTACTCATCTTGCCGACGTAGCCGATAATAAAATAAAAAAAATAGCCTCCGAATTGCGGGCCGGCGCTACCGACGTGCAGGCGGCGGTAGATTTTATCCGTACATTGGATCCCAAACCGGGGAGGCTGGCGGGAGACGTTGGTGATGTGCGTTATGTTGTCCCCGATGTGGTGGTGGAAAAAGTGGACGGCGAATATGTGGTTATCGTAAATGAGCAAAATATTCCACGTCTGGCCGTTAATCCTTATTATCGCTCCCTATTGGGCAAGGACAGTGAATCGGTGACCTCCACTTTTATTAAAACAAGGCTTGACTCAGCCCTTTGGCTTTTAAAAAGTATAGAACAGCGGCGGATTACCGTTTATCGCGTTACCGAATGTATTACACGTATCCAGCGGGATTTCTTTGATCAGGGCATTAAACATTTACGTCCCATGACGCTGCGCCAGATTGCCGATGAAATAGGCGTACATGAATCCACCGTCAGCCGGGCTACCTCCAATAAATTTGTGCAGACTCCGCGGGGCCTGTTCCCACTGAAGTTTTTCTTTGCCTCCGGTGTGGATGATTACCATGGAACCGCCGTTTCTTCCGAGTCTATAAAATGCCACCTGAAAGAATTAATAGAAGCGGAAAATGTGCAGCGGCCTCTAAGTGATCAAAAGCTGATGGAGCTGTTGTCAAAGCGGGGCATTGTGGTTTCCCGCAGAACCGTTGCTAAGTACAGGGAAGAAATGTCCATCCCCTCTTCCAATAAGCGAAAACGCCTGTAA
- the rapZ gene encoding RNase adapter RapZ, whose translation MENIRFVIITGLSGAGKSQAMRSFEDLGYFCIDNLPPMLIPKFAELAAQSEGKINRIALVSDIRGGEFFTSLLEALQALEDIGFDYEILFLESDQDVLIRRFKETRRRHPLASLGSILEGIKEETNRLAMIRSKADKIIDTTALTPQQLKEEITSLYAPDSEQENILITLVAFGFKYGVPLDADLVFDVRFLPNPHYVEHLRPLTGNNEEVKEYVWKWTITHKFFQKLVDMIQFLVPCYIKEGKPQLVIAIGCTGGKHRSVSMVNELGKILSGKNYRVIKEYRDIDKA comes from the coding sequence GTGGAAAATATCCGGTTTGTCATTATTACCGGGCTGTCGGGGGCAGGCAAAAGTCAGGCCATGCGCAGCTTCGAAGATTTGGGATATTTCTGTATTGACAATTTGCCGCCGATGCTAATCCCCAAGTTTGCCGAGCTGGCTGCCCAGTCAGAAGGTAAAATAAACCGGATTGCTCTGGTATCGGATATCCGGGGGGGCGAATTTTTCACCAGTCTCCTGGAAGCGCTGCAGGCCTTGGAGGATATCGGGTTTGATTATGAAATTCTTTTCCTGGAATCGGACCAAGATGTTTTAATCAGGCGTTTTAAAGAAACAAGGAGACGCCATCCTCTGGCTTCCCTGGGCAGTATTCTGGAGGGTATCAAGGAAGAAACCAACCGGCTGGCCATGATTCGCAGTAAGGCAGATAAGATTATTGATACCACCGCCTTGACCCCCCAGCAGCTAAAAGAAGAAATCACTTCGTTATATGCACCGGACAGCGAACAGGAGAATATACTGATAACGTTAGTAGCCTTCGGTTTCAAGTATGGCGTCCCGCTGGATGCCGACCTGGTTTTCGACGTTCGTTTTTTGCCTAATCCGCATTATGTTGAACATTTGCGTCCGCTCACGGGCAATAACGAAGAAGTGAAAGAATATGTCTGGAAGTGGACAATTACCCACAAATTTTTTCAAAAGCTTGTGGACATGATTCAGTTTCTTGTGCCCTGTTATATCAAAGAGGGCAAGCCGCAATTGGTAATAGCCATCGGCTGTACCGGCGGCAAGCACCGGTCGGTATCTATGGTCAATGAACTGGGGAAGATCCTCAGCGGCAAGAATTATCGTGTGATTAAAGAGTATCGGGATATTGACAAAGCTTAG
- the gpmI gene encoding 2,3-bisphosphoglycerate-independent phosphoglycerate mutase has translation MSRPRPLVLIVLDGWGLGRKRIGNAIYQAKTPFFHSLQEDYSVARLKASGEAVGLPEGQMGNSEVGHLNIGAGRIVYQELTRISKSIEDGDFFENKELLAAIRHVKNKGSALHLLGLLSDGGVHSHNTHLYALLELAKSQNVDKVYVHAVLDGRDVGPTSAEEYLSALEDKISDIGVGKVATVSGRYFTMDRDKRWERVERAYRSMVYGTGEAAATSLHALENAYEHGETDEFVAPTVILEDDGQPVATIGDDDAVIFFNFRPDRARQITRTFTDSDFAGFERGESAPYPYFVCMTQYDERIDAPVAFPPDHPTDTLGEVLAAAGLKQLRIAETEKYAHVTFFFSGGEEKCFDGEERILIPSPKVPTYNLQPEMSAPEVTDRLLEEIAADKFDVVIINYANPDMVGHTGVLEAAVKAVETVDSCLSRVVPAVLEKGGVAIVTADHGNAEQMTSGRNNRTFTAHTPNPVPFILAAKDYRLKKQGILADVAPTVLDILNLETPAEMTGSSLLIRADNRKKK, from the coding sequence ATGAGCCGCCCCAGGCCTTTGGTTTTAATTGTTCTCGATGGTTGGGGCCTGGGACGCAAGCGCATCGGTAACGCCATTTATCAGGCTAAAACGCCTTTTTTCCATAGCCTGCAGGAGGACTATTCCGTAGCCCGCCTGAAAGCCAGCGGCGAAGCCGTGGGCCTGCCGGAAGGACAGATGGGCAACTCGGAGGTAGGCCATTTAAATATCGGAGCAGGCCGTATCGTCTATCAGGAGCTGACCCGCATCAGCAAATCCATCGAAGACGGCGATTTTTTTGAAAATAAGGAACTGCTGGCAGCCATCCGGCACGTAAAGAACAAAGGGTCTGCGCTGCACCTTTTAGGCCTGCTTTCCGACGGCGGTGTACACAGTCACAATACACACCTGTATGCCCTGCTGGAGCTGGCCAAAAGCCAGAATGTGGACAAGGTCTATGTTCACGCGGTGCTGGACGGCCGCGACGTAGGTCCCACCAGTGCCGAGGAATATCTGTCTGCACTGGAAGATAAAATAAGTGACATCGGTGTGGGTAAAGTGGCCACCGTATCAGGCCGCTATTTTACCATGGACAGAGATAAGCGGTGGGAACGGGTGGAGCGTGCCTACCGCTCCATGGTTTACGGCACTGGGGAAGCGGCAGCAACTTCGCTGCATGCCCTGGAAAATGCTTATGAACATGGGGAAACAGATGAATTTGTGGCACCCACGGTTATTCTCGAGGATGATGGCCAACCCGTGGCCACCATCGGTGACGACGATGCGGTGATTTTTTTTAACTTTCGCCCGGACCGGGCCAGGCAAATTACCCGCACTTTTACCGATTCAGACTTTGCAGGCTTTGAGCGTGGTGAATCTGCGCCTTATCCCTATTTTGTCTGCATGACCCAATACGATGAGCGCATTGATGCCCCGGTGGCCTTTCCGCCCGACCATCCCACAGACACCCTGGGTGAGGTCTTGGCCGCAGCGGGCCTGAAACAGCTGCGTATTGCAGAGACGGAAAAATACGCCCACGTCACTTTCTTTTTCAGCGGAGGGGAAGAAAAGTGCTTTGACGGGGAAGAGCGGATTCTTATTCCTTCACCCAAGGTACCTACATACAACCTGCAGCCGGAGATGAGTGCCCCGGAGGTTACCGACCGTCTGCTGGAGGAAATCGCCGCCGACAAGTTCGACGTGGTGATTATTAATTATGCCAATCCCGATATGGTAGGCCATACCGGTGTGTTGGAAGCGGCGGTTAAAGCGGTGGAAACGGTGGACAGCTGTCTGAGCAGAGTTGTTCCCGCCGTTTTGGAGAAAGGCGGAGTGGCCATTGTGACCGCAGACCACGGTAATGCGGAACAGATGACTTCAGGCCGCAATAACCGGACCTTTACTGCCCACACACCAAATCCGGTTCCCTTTATCCTGGCGGCAAAAGATTATCGCCTGAAGAAACAGGGAATTCTGGCTGATGTGGCTCCCACCGTTTTGGATATACTAAATCTGGAAACGCCAGCGGAAATGACCGGTTCTTCATTATTGATCCGGGCAGATAACAGGAAAAAGAAATAG
- the whiA gene encoding DNA-binding protein WhiA: MTYALQTKNELSRKELGDSCCQVAELTAFIRLSGNVQISGKRLTLNVVTSNPAVARRIFQLFKQIFNLNSELLVRKKIRLRKNNIYLIRISEPGGVRQVLTRLGLMREGALVQELNEQIRRKKCCRRAYLRGAFLAAGSVSNPENSYHLEIYTDYQHQAEELVEMMKTFGAHAKVTTRKNGFLAYLKDSEQIVAFLNVIGAHSALLNFENVRILKDIRNRINRLINFETANVNKTVEAAVKQAESIRAINDTIGLDSLDPPLRQLARLRIEHPEASLQELGEMLDPPLGKSGVNHRMRKIEKMAQNLGKKR, from the coding sequence ATGACATACGCACTGCAGACAAAAAATGAACTGTCCCGCAAAGAGTTGGGTGATTCCTGCTGTCAGGTGGCGGAATTAACCGCTTTTATCCGACTCAGCGGTAATGTCCAGATTAGCGGCAAACGCCTGACATTAAATGTTGTTACCTCTAACCCTGCCGTGGCACGTCGTATTTTTCAGTTATTTAAGCAGATTTTCAATCTGAATTCAGAGCTTTTGGTGCGTAAGAAAATCCGCCTGCGAAAAAACAATATCTATCTGATACGCATCTCCGAGCCCGGTGGAGTCCGCCAGGTACTGACCCGCCTGGGATTAATGAGGGAAGGCGCCTTGGTGCAGGAACTTAATGAGCAAATTCGCAGGAAAAAATGCTGCCGACGGGCCTATCTGCGCGGAGCGTTTCTGGCCGCCGGATCCGTGTCCAATCCGGAAAACTCCTATCATCTGGAAATATACACTGATTATCAGCACCAGGCAGAGGAACTGGTGGAGATGATGAAAACTTTCGGTGCCCATGCCAAAGTAACAACCCGCAAAAACGGTTTTTTGGCCTACTTAAAAGACAGTGAGCAAATTGTGGCCTTTTTAAATGTGATCGGTGCCCACTCGGCGCTCTTAAATTTTGAAAATGTGCGCATCCTGAAAGATATACGTAACCGTATTAACCGCCTGATTAATTTTGAAACGGCCAATGTAAACAAAACGGTGGAAGCAGCGGTTAAGCAGGCGGAGAGCATCCGTGCCATCAACGATACCATCGGCCTTGACTCTCTGGATCCGCCGCTTAGGCAGCTGGCCAGGCTGCGCATCGAACATCCAGAAGCCAGTCTGCAGGAGCTGGGAGAGATGCTGGATCCCCCTTTGGGGAAATCAGGTGTAAATCATCGCATGCGTAAAATAGAGAAGATGGCTCAAAATTTAGGTAAAAAAAGATAA
- the gap gene encoding type I glyceraldehyde-3-phosphate dehydrogenase — protein sequence MTVKIGVNGFGRIGRACIRIAEEHPDVEVVAFNSTRDPEMLAHLLKYDSLYGRTSYDVQAADGALIINGREVKILADRDPSKLNWGDHGVDIVVEATGAFRDAQEAGHHLGGSAKKVIITAPGKNEDYTIVMGVNEEDYNPEKHHIISNASCTTNCLAPVCKVLDNEFGFVKGLMTTIHAYTNDQRILDLTHKDLRRARAAGLSMIPTTTGAARAVSVVLPGIKGKIDGFAVRVPTPTVSLVDLVAELDSKVTAEDVNNAFRRAAQGPMQGVLGISDEPLVSVDYKGDPRSSVVDALSTMVIQDNMVKVVSWYDNEWAYAYRVIDLAAYLSQKGL from the coding sequence ATGACAGTAAAAATTGGTGTAAACGGCTTTGGCAGAATCGGCCGCGCCTGCATCCGCATTGCAGAAGAACATCCTGATGTGGAAGTGGTGGCGTTTAACAGCACTCGGGATCCGGAGATGCTGGCCCATTTGCTAAAATATGATTCTTTATACGGGCGCACTTCCTACGATGTGCAGGCTGCAGACGGAGCGTTAATCATTAACGGCCGGGAAGTGAAAATTCTGGCGGACCGTGACCCGTCTAAGCTGAACTGGGGAGACCACGGTGTAGACATCGTGGTGGAAGCAACGGGAGCATTCCGGGATGCTCAGGAGGCAGGCCACCATCTTGGCGGCAGCGCCAAAAAAGTAATTATTACCGCACCGGGCAAAAATGAAGATTATACCATTGTTATGGGCGTTAACGAAGAAGATTATAACCCGGAAAAGCACCATATTATTTCCAACGCCTCCTGCACCACAAATTGTCTGGCCCCGGTTTGTAAAGTATTAGACAATGAATTTGGTTTTGTAAAAGGTTTAATGACCACCATTCATGCATATACTAACGATCAGCGGATTTTGGATTTAACACACAAAGACCTGCGTCGTGCCAGAGCCGCAGGCCTCTCCATGATTCCCACCACCACCGGTGCGGCCCGTGCCGTATCCGTGGTTCTGCCCGGCATTAAAGGCAAAATTGACGGCTTTGCCGTTCGTGTGCCCACCCCCACGGTATCGCTGGTGGATTTGGTGGCTGAGCTTGACAGCAAGGTTACCGCTGAGGATGTAAACAACGCTTTCCGCCGTGCGGCCCAAGGGCCCATGCAAGGCGTTCTGGGCATTTCCGATGAGCCGCTGGTTTCTGTGGATTACAAAGGGGATCCACGCTCCAGCGTAGTTGATGCTCTGTCCACCATGGTTATCCAGGATAATATGGTTAAAGTTGTTTCCTGGTATGATAACGAATGGGCTTATGCCTACCGCGTCATTGACCTTGCCGCATATCTGAGCCAAAAAGGCTTATAG
- a CDS encoding phosphoglycerate kinase: MTKKSIKDIKLSGMRAFTRVDFNVPRKEDGTITDDTKIRAALPTIRYLLEQGAAVILASHLGRPKGKVNEALRLDSVAQKLSDLLEMEVTKTSEVVGEEVTRAAGELKPGSVLLLENVRFHPGEEKNDSELAKAYAELADVFVSDAFGTAHRAHASNSGVAQYIPAVAGLLMITEIENLTKSLHSPTRPVVAIVGGSKIADKIGVLNTFLKTADSLLLGGGMANTFLRAKDHNMGRSLLEEDKLADAAEIMREAANHDVNLCLPVDFIVADKVDEAAQAETVTVESVPADKMALDIGPQTRKIYKDLISKAGTVIWNGPIGVFEIDKFAEGTIDVARAIAESEAFSIIGGGDVVAAVEKAGVAQDISHLSTGGGATLEFWEGKELPGIAVLQDK, encoded by the coding sequence TTGACAAAAAAATCAATAAAAGATATCAAATTATCAGGAATGCGGGCTTTTACCCGTGTGGATTTTAATGTGCCCAGAAAAGAAGACGGGACAATTACAGATGATACCAAAATCCGCGCAGCGCTGCCTACCATCCGCTACCTTTTGGAGCAGGGAGCGGCGGTGATTCTGGCCAGCCATCTGGGACGCCCCAAGGGTAAAGTAAATGAGGCTCTGCGCTTGGACAGCGTGGCGCAAAAGCTCAGTGACCTTTTGGAGATGGAAGTGACCAAAACATCTGAAGTGGTGGGGGAGGAAGTAACACGCGCCGCCGGTGAACTGAAGCCGGGCAGCGTCCTGCTATTAGAAAATGTTCGTTTCCATCCCGGCGAAGAAAAAAATGATTCAGAATTGGCCAAAGCTTATGCAGAGTTGGCCGATGTTTTTGTGTCCGATGCCTTCGGCACGGCCCACCGGGCCCATGCTTCCAATTCCGGGGTAGCTCAATATATCCCCGCAGTAGCCGGCCTTTTGATGATTACTGAGATTGAAAACCTGACAAAAAGCCTGCATAGCCCCACGCGTCCCGTGGTGGCCATCGTAGGGGGCAGTAAAATTGCCGATAAAATCGGTGTGCTCAACACCTTTTTGAAAACGGCTGATTCTCTTCTTTTAGGGGGCGGTATGGCCAACACCTTTTTGCGGGCCAAAGACCATAACATGGGCCGGTCCCTGTTGGAAGAAGATAAATTAGCAGATGCCGCAGAAATTATGCGGGAGGCCGCAAACCACGATGTTAACCTTTGTTTGCCGGTGGACTTTATTGTGGCGGATAAAGTGGATGAGGCGGCGCAGGCAGAGACGGTAACGGTGGAATCTGTTCCCGCAGATAAAATGGCGCTGGATATCGGACCGCAGACAAGGAAAATATATAAAGACCTGATAAGTAAGGCCGGCACAGTAATCTGGAACGGGCCAATCGGTGTTTTTGAAATTGATAAGTTTGCCGAAGGGACCATAGATGTAGCCCGGGCCATAGCCGAGTCCGAAGCTTTCTCCATCATCGGCGGAGGAGATGTGGTGGCAGCGGTGGAAAAAGCCGGTGTGGCCCAGGATATTTCCCATCTTTCCACCGGCGGCGGAGCTACTCTGGAATTCTGGGAAGGCAAAGAACTGCCAGGGATTGCAGTGTTGCAGGATAAGTAG
- a CDS encoding PHP domain-containing protein, whose product MKVIADYHTHTRYSHGKGSIKDNVEAAVKRGLSTLAIADHGPGHFFIGIGGVQAFYRMQKEVASLRRKYPKLEILLGVEANIVDTDGTIDVPTTMLRELDILLVGYHKLVKVKSFDGFKQMAQNFLAGWTGRSSSRLRQINTDAIVAAVKRYPIDIITHPGLQVDIDTVALARACHQQNTFLEINSSYGEELDPFIKAAMPTGVRFVINSDAHEPGRVGDFAAAYKLVERLNIPRERIVNLEGNLSQKSRTLGA is encoded by the coding sequence ATGAAAGTTATAGCAGATTATCATACCCATACCAGATACAGCCATGGTAAGGGCAGTATTAAGGATAACGTAGAGGCTGCCGTTAAACGGGGCCTGTCCACGCTGGCCATTGCCGACCACGGTCCCGGCCATTTCTTTATTGGCATTGGCGGTGTACAGGCTTTTTACCGCATGCAAAAAGAAGTGGCCTCGCTGCGGCGCAAATATCCAAAACTGGAAATCCTGTTAGGCGTGGAGGCCAATATCGTGGATACCGACGGAACCATTGATGTGCCCACCACCATGCTGCGGGAATTGGATATTCTGTTGGTGGGGTATCACAAATTGGTTAAGGTAAAAAGCTTTGACGGCTTTAAGCAGATGGCGCAAAATTTCTTGGCCGGTTGGACGGGAAGAAGTTCGTCCAGGTTGAGACAAATTAATACCGACGCCATTGTGGCAGCGGTGAAACGTTATCCCATCGATATTATTACGCATCCCGGTTTACAGGTGGACATAGATACGGTGGCGCTGGCCCGTGCCTGCCATCAGCAGAATACTTTCCTGGAGATTAACAGCTCCTACGGAGAAGAACTGGATCCCTTTATTAAAGCAGCCATGCCCACAGGCGTCCGTTTTGTTATTAACAGTGACGCCCATGAGCCCGGGCGGGTGGGGGATTTTGCCGCAGCGTACAAGCTGGTGGAGCGGCTCAATATTCCGCGGGAGCGTATTGTCAATCTGGAAGGCAATCTGTCGCAAAAAAGCAGGACTTTAGGCGCCTGA